Within Sorghum bicolor cultivar BTx623 chromosome 2, Sorghum_bicolor_NCBIv3, whole genome shotgun sequence, the genomic segment CCATATACGGTATGCATAAAACACCAAACCAACAACAGAACGGCCAAAAACTGGAGTCACAACAACAGCTACCAGCCTACCAATTATTACCAAAACGGGAGGGAAACCGAGGGGAAGTTTGACCTTGATGTTTGGCTGCCCGTCCCTGTGGTACACGAAGTGGAGCTCCTTCTCGTCGACGGCGTCATCGCCGCAGGCGCCAACCCCGAGCGCGTACAGCGCTACATCCCTGCGAATCAATTACAGAAGCTGGTCTTATCAAATCGGGAGGCACGCAGTCGGGCTCGGGCAGGTCGTGGATGGAGCGGGGCCACACCTCTCGTCGTAGTCGAAGGACACCTGCGCAGCACAGGAGGGGATAGGAGGACGTGAGCGCGGAGGCGGGGAGGGGAGGTTGCGAGGAAGAGTGGCGGGACTTCTACCTCGGGGAACTTGTGGGCCAGCACGAACTTGGGGTCCACGGGCGCGGCGGGTTTGGAGCTGGTCGCCATGGCTCGCCGTGCCCGTATGCCGTATGCTGCGCCTCGTCGCTCTCAGCGATCGCCGGCGAAGTGGGAGTGGTGTCTGGCTACTTGTAGGAGACGAAGAAGAGGGGAGTTGATGCCGTGAGGAGGTGACGTGGAAGGGGAATCTGAAAGGGAGAGGTCAGAGTCGTCGACGGTGGtgctgctgcggctgcggcaGGCGGCAGCCGCCGAGTTGGATTTGGATAACCGGTTTGTCACTGACAGGTAGGGCACAACGACCTAACTGGGATCCCCGATCTGCCGTTGGCACATTGCTTCGCTTTGACGCCACTTCAGTTCTGACTGCATTAATAATCTTCCGGCTGATTCAGTCAATGGAATTGACTTTTGAAGTAAAAGACTGATAAATTTGATAATCTTCCGATTGCATTAATAATCTTCCGGCTGCTTGTACGAGATACTAACGTAATTGACGTGAGAATAATGTGTAATTTAATGACCAATCTTTCAAAATTTTGCTATCAAAATATGCACCGTGCTGTTACGTGTGAAAAATATAGAGCCTGTGTGGATCAAGACAACCTCATCTTCTGTTCTTAAAGCAGGCTCAACACAAGCATACATAATAGTAATTTCATAAAATGGTGTGTGTTCAAACATCGGAGACAACTATACTCATAAGACAAGCAATAACAAAGAATATCATGACAACATGGCAAGGATACTGCACGAGGAATGCATGGATGCCTACACAGGATTTTATTACAAATTCACAATCGGAAATCTGCAACCCATTCCCCAAAGATTTGGGTTCCTAAACCACTCGACAATAACTCATGGTAAAAACCACCAGCTGAAAGAAATTGCCTTGTCCCTTGTTTGTCAACTCTTGAGACGACTTTGATGCGGTTCCTTTCCTGAGATGACACTGCTGTGACTGAGAGCACAGGATACAGTTCGTTCACCTTACAGGCTTACAGTGATGAAGGGACGTTTTGGAGTAACACGTATCCTGAGAGCACTGCTGGACCGCGCTCTTTCACCTTAGTTCTGTAGTACACCCTTCGACTTGAAAACAAAAACGTGGAATATTCCCTCAAAAAAAACGTGGAATATATTCATCGAGCTCTATCGAATCAAAATGCTGCGAAAAAACATGCCATTACCTCTGTCCTTCAAGCCACATCTCAGTAACCAGAGTTTCCCCTGGGTAGACATGGTGCAGGAACCGGCAGGAGATACCTTTCACGGCTGTTGGTTCCATGTTGCAGAATGACCTCATGACAGCTCGAACGGCGAATCCAAGCGTTGACAGTCCAGGCATTATTGGGCGTGTAAACCTTCAAGTTTTAAGTTCAGGTTAATCTGTTTGAGAATGCAATTGTGCATGAAAGATGGATCAGATAGATGTACAAATACATTTGACTTTAGACCTCAGACAGTCGTAAACCTAGAGATCATCCAGAAATGGAGCAAAAACTCTAACCTATCTTGTATAGTCCTACCGACTACCAACTTAACAACATGAAATTGACATTACTTCAGCATCAAAAAAATGCATTGATTTATCGTGTGCTTCGGCCAAAGGAGGATCTGAGGATTCACAGCACGTGAACAGCAGCTGCAGCTACTTTAGCAATAGCCAACGCCAGGATTAGTTGGTTAGCTGGCGCTGGCCCATTAAGGGCTCGTTCGTTTCAGCTAAATCCAGGCCAGGAATAATTCCTATTCATTGAAGCGTATTCAAATTGTATAACGAATCCTGCTGGAATATTTCCAGAGAGCACATTCCCCTTCAACCGAACGTGGCCTAAGTCAGATAAACATATATATAAGGAAGTCAAGAACACTAGGGATTACAGTGCAAACTATACCCTTGATCCAAGGCAGTGGATAGAGATTTATAACAAGTTGATTTTATGCAAAATAGTAAAACTCTAGTAATAACTCTCTAGAAACGCAAAAAACTCTAGTAATAATGCTTTTACTTTACGTTCAAAAAAAATAATGCTTTTATTTCCAAACTGGAACTGAAGATGAGTTGTACTGAGTAACTAGTAGCTAAAGCAACATACCCAGCAGACTGAGCAAAGATAGGATCTGAATGCAAGGGATGAAAATAGGCAGACAAGGCGCAGAGTAGTGCCTGAATCAACAGAGAGAAACCTCAGAGATTTGAAATAGGACAACTTTGTAACATTTTGATCAATATTTTCTAATCTGCAGCTGTGTGTCAAATTTGACAAGAGAAATGGCACTGCTAAATGTAGTAACAACCTTGAAAGATATTTTGTTGAGGAACAAAAAGAGAATTCGCAGTTTGAGATGCCTTCCATGTAGGACAAAAAAATTCAACAAAACAAATAAAACTACAAAGAAGAGCTGTACAAATAATGGAAATATAAAGTTAAGCAGCTCTCCTGCATGTTTGCTTCCACCAAGACCCTTCTAGCCTGAGTTCATGGTGGGAGGAGACCGTACCAAAAATCACAAGAGAAGAAAGAAGGCGCTTCAACGGCTTGGTCATTTACACTTGCTGGAATCTTTGGAAGGAGAGAAATCGTAGAATTTTCAACAATGCATATGAGTCGGCGCTGCAGGTTGCTTCAAAAGTTAAAGAAGACATAACGCAAAGAGAAAGGGCTGTTCAGAGAGTAGGCTAGTTTTTTCTGGAGTTTGTTTTTCTCTGAGTGCTATGCTTTTCAGCAGCTCTTTCCTTAAACTGTACATAAAACTTTCTCTTTACTTCCTTAATTGagaggcagagctcctgccattcctttcaaaaaaaaaatacaactcCAGAAAGAAATTTACATATGGAATGAAGTATCATGCCTGGGATTTCTGGGTGCGATCTTCATACACAGCAAAAGGTGTGGAATCTGGAAACGTGACATCTCTGACCTCATTAGAAGGATAAGTGCCATATGAGAACGGTTGTGAAGAGTTAGAGAAGCCACCAGCACCACGCAAGTAGATAGTACTCCTGCGCCAGGTGTTGCATCAATGGGTTATTCGCTCATTCCAGTAAAGTTGTATAAGCTCAATTGTTCCAAGAAAGTACCGACCTATTCATACACAAAGCTTCACCAGAACCTTCAAGGCAGGTTAGTGTTTCAACTTCAAGAATAGCGGCCTTCCCTGCAAAAGAGGGACATGGCATTTTAGATGAAGTGTAACTTTTTGCAAAAGAGCAACATTAACCATGTACTTGTTCCAATCAACACATGCATTTATATTGGTCACTTCTCAACAAAGTATTTGAGCATAAGAAGTACAGGTGTAATCATGAACTCAACATTAAAAAGGAAATTCTTTTGAGTTCTTAGTCAAGTTACAGATACAAGGAATTATGGTCCTAgtaaaatattttcttcatatttttgcattttTGGAACATTACTACGGATAACACTGAAACAGCCCAAATTTCAAACTAGCAAGCTGCAATAGGCCTATAACAGAATAAATCTTCAAAACTGGAAGGAGAAAAAACTTTTCATGGTCTGGGACCATAGAGATCTTGCTCACATATCATATATCGCATGATCGCATCACTAGTTTAACTAAGGGGCTCAGATTAAATGGGTGAATTAGTGCTATTAACAGCCAACAATAGTCAAATATTCAACCTTGGCCACATAGTTTATACCATGGAAATAGAAAGAACAAAGAAGAAACAAAATAATCAAAACTGAGTGATCAAATATCACAGCAAGAATACCTCGATCATGCAAACCAGCTATTCTAATCTTGTTAGCAACCTGGGGACAAGAAAAAGTTCAATCACATTTTGGGGTACAAAATAGTAATATTGTAAAATCTGTTAAATAGTAAGGGAAATATGATAGATTTATTTAAATGCAGGCATATGAGCCTTCTGTCTGTCAATTTATGATAAAGAGGATGTAAACCctgtttttttaaaagaaatttACCATCTGCTCTGTAGATTACGACACATCACATGTTAACCCATAGATCATGAAGAGTTACTCTTTCAAGGCTAACAATTTTGGTGTACAACTTACATTAGCTCGTGAAGGAATTGGTCTATATATCTCCATGTATTGCTGACCATGCAGTAAAAGTGCTGGGTCATAGCTGGAGACAAGCCAAATTGTTCAAGTGTAAGAATATTGACAATACCCTAGCAAGGATTGACTGAGTAGAGGTAAAAAAAGGTCAAATACTGTGTAACTTTAATGAAACCACAGTAACCCAACGATTAAGCTCGGTAAATATGTGAACAGTATTCTTACTGAAGCCCAGGGACATCCATGTAAAACCCATCGCCAGTTTTTGCATTAAGTACAGAAATAAAAGTAGGTAAAACCTGCACAACATGCAAGGGACAATTACTTCCAACAAATAGCTGGCAGATATAGAAACGTCCATATATAAATAGACTCCAATGAAATTCATTAAAATATTTAGTTCACAGTAAGAAACAACAGTGCACTAGTGCGATACATAGGTCCATGGTAGCATGAGCATAAAGTAATTTACACCTGTTAGGCTGTTACTTCAGACTTATGACTAAACAACTGTTGATTTTGCGTGCAGTAAACTGTACGTAAAACTATCTTTTTGGTAGGAGATGTGCCTTTCAATTAAGTAGGGGAAAGGGAGTTTATGTACAAGCAACCGTACGTAAAACCATCGTGTTGTATGCCTACAGAGATTTCTCTGACATGAAGATTCTTATGCATTACTGACATTGAAGGTAAAGTAACTAGATCAGAGGCTTAATCTGTGATTGGAGAAAAAGAAGTGCTTTTTATGGTGTGTACCATATAAAATTCCAGGAGGCCTAATAGCCTCCAAGTTGACCTGACCCAGCTACAAGTATTCACGTTCCATGTTGAGCTAGTTTTGACAAACAGCCAGCAACTAGGAACCCAAATTCAGTTTGCACCAGATGATGGGCACAACACAGGAATTACTCCTGCCTGAATTAGGATTTGAACACTCTTCTCAACACTACGATGAATGCAACATATGCCCTCACTCTCCCacccattggattcgctttgagaagtgtgcaaacacacatctcaaagcagtttcgcattgagatgtgtgtttgcacacttctcaataggagagtgagggcatatgccctcaAGGGCAAAGAAAACTTTACCTGAATGCAATGCAATggttaaaaggaaaaaaaatatcaaGCGGACACGCCCCCACTCTTGAACACCTTAATGGAAGACTGCCCATCCCTGTGGTACACCAGCTGAAGCTCCTTCTCATCCGCTGCATCTGCACTGCAAGCTCCCACCCCCAGCGCGTACAGTGCTACATCCCTGCACCAACCAAGTGAAAAATGCATCAGCCATTCCGAGCAGCCGTTGGGACGTTCCATCGAGcagatcgtgggcggcggcGACCTCTCATCGTACGCGGACGCGACCTGCAGAACAGAGAGCAGCTCTCGTCAAGCCAGAAGAGTCCGGTGATCGAGGACGGAGAGTTAGCGAAAGCCGTGTGACCTCGGGGAACTTGTGAGAGAGAACCATGGCAGGGTCAATGGCGCAGGAGACGGGGCCCGTCGCCAAGGCGGAGTGCGCCATGGTGCAGGAGAGTGCTCGGAGGCGAAGCCAAGGCGGAGCGGGTGGCGACCATCGGCGCCACGCGAGCCATTGTTAAGTAGTCGTAGTCTCGTAGACTCCTAAGGCTCGTGGCTGCCATGCCAGCCCGCGCTGCTGAAATCGAGCTAGGGATCTGCCCTAGTTAATTCCGGCAGGCGTCAGCGAGACCCAGATACCGGCGCTTTCGAACGGGCCAAATTGAGGTTGCACACAAGACAGAATAGGATACCACATCCATGACGAACCCAGGACAGGGAGAATCTTATCAGAGTCAGCGGCCGATATCTTTTTCTTTCCCCCAAATGTTGATTACACTGTTCATTTAcatgcaattttttttcatCTAGTCTTCTACGAGTTATCTACTTATACACagctatgttttttttttctttgtgagATCGTTTGTGCATTTCGCAGTGTCAGTTCGCCGGAGCAGGCGGCGGCAGGTCCAGGTGGAACGGGGGCACGGTCTTCTGCTGCACAACAAGCACGGAGCCCATCTCCAGCGACTCGTCCGAGGCCAGGATCTCCCCGACCGGGCCTACCTCCGCGCACTCCGCCCACCCTTCCAGCCCTACCACCAGCTCCGCCGGCTGCCGCCCGCCACGCCCCGCCACCACCAGCGCATACGCGCCGGCCATCCCGCGCAGTGCCTCCACCACGTCCATGGGCCCCGTCACCGCCTTCTCCGCGTACTCCGCGCGCTCCTTCGCCACGTACTCGCGCTGGAACTCCGACACGCACTCCTCGTCCGGGTCGTCGACGACCACGGACACATCCCCGTCGATGTCGGCGCTCGTCGTCGCGACGCGGTCGTCCGTGCTTTCGCGGAGCACGAAGCGGACGACTGTGAGCCTGACGGACTCGTTCTTGGCGAGGCGGCAGGCGACGGCAACGGCCTCGCGGTCGTCCGGGCCGCCGAGGAAGACGGCGGCGACGTGGGTCGTCACCTTCTCGTCGCCCTGGTTGCTTGTCAGTATCTTGATCGGCAGCTGGAAGCTGGTGCCGCTTCTCCGGAACGGGCGGTCGGCGAGAATGGCCGTGGTGCACGGCGCGTGCTCTAGCACCTTGAGGTTGAGCTGGCGGCGGTCCTCGCGCCGGCAGACCATGGTGCCGTCGTAGTGCTGCTCCTTGTGGTAGGGAATCAGCAGGATGCCCGAGCGGACGTCCTCCGTCCAGCGGCGGATGGTCTTGGCGTTCACGGCGCTGCCGCGGTCACCGGTGTCAATCTGGCGGATGACGAGTCCGTTGGCGCAGGTGAACACGTCGACGGCCCAGTTCACCTGCGTGGTGGCGTCCTTGCGGCGGCTCATGTGCTTATGCTCGCTGTCCTGGACCGTCTGGTGGTAGTGCCTGGGGCCGTCGTGCTTGCGCGCGACGTCGAAGAAGTGCAGGACGTGGATGGTGGGCTGCGCGTGGGGCTTGCTCGCCAGCAGCTCCAGCAGGCTGAGCATGCCCGGCGTGCCGCGCGCGCCGTGCACGCAGGCGAGCATGCGCAGCTCCTGGTCCGTGCCCATGTGTTCCAGCGCCTGGTGGCTGCACTCGTACGCCTCTTTCTCCTTGCGGAACACCACGGCGAACACTGGCCCCGCGATTATGGTGCTGATCATGCTGCCGACGACCATCGCCATCAGCGCCTGTTCCGCCCAGATCTGCACACGTGAGCAGCAACATCAGTACTCATGCTCAGATCCATCAGTCTTACACGTGCACGCAGCACTGTTGTGGCGGGGGCGCGCCAGAGCAGAGAAATGAGAAATGCATTACCGTACCCCTTCGGAACTGGCGAAGCTCATGTCGATCATGTTGACGTGGCCCTTGATGTTGAGCAGGACGCCCAAGCGCAGGGCGTCGGCGGTCGGCATCTGGAGGAacctggcggcggccatggttCCGGCGCACTTGCCGATCAAGCCGAGCAGCGTCAGGAGGGTCGCCGGCACCAGGATGGCGCCCGACATGGCGCTGAAGTTAAGCCGCATCCCCATGGCGCCGAAGTAGAAGGGCAGCGCGAGGGCGTGGAGCGGGTACGCCAGCGTTTCGATGATGCTCCTCGCCACGGGGCCTTCCCTGGGGAACGCAAGCCCTAGCAGGAGGCTCACCGGCATCCCGTCGAACCCCACGCGCTGCGGGAAGTTGCCGACGCACGACACGGCGAAGAGCAGCAGCACCAGCTCCCAGTTGCCGACGCGGTGCCGCCCCGCGTTGCGCCGGTTGAAGAACGCCACCACGACGACCCGGAGCACCGTCACGGCGACGCCCACCTTGATGAGCGCGAGGATGCCCAGCCCCAGCCGCTGCGGGGCGCTGTAGTCCGGGGTCCTGCTGGAGGCCAGCTTCATGCAGGAGAACACCCCCTCGCCGACGATGCAGATGATGTTGGTCGCGATCGCCGTGGCGACGACGAGGCGGCCGCTGGGCGTGGCCGCGAGCCCCATCTCGCTGGCCATCCGCGAGACGTCGACGGAGGCGGTGTCGGCGATGGACAGCATGAGCACCGCGGCCAGCAGCTCGGGCGACCTCACCGGGGTGTGCATCATGCTGCCGTACATGCCGCCGGAGACGAAGGCCGCGAGGAGCAGGCAGGTGGCGACGCTCGCGTACGTGAAGACGGTGGCCCGGCGCATGTCGTTCCACAGCGCGCCGACGTCCGCCTCCAGGCCGACGTAGAACATGTAGAAGATGCGCGCCTCCGACACGTAGCGGCCGTAGGTGTCCTCCGCGTTCTCCACGTCGACGTGCACGATCACGTCGTGCAGGCCCAGGCTCCCCACGATGATCCCCGCCTGGAAACCGAACGAACGAACTCGAATTATTAACAGCAGAATCCATGCATTCGGGGTCCGCAAACGCCCCGATGAAAGGCATTGTATGCGTGCGTGCATGACACGTACTACGTACGATGATCTGGGAGGTAGCGCTGGGCAGGTTGTGGCGGCGGAGGCCGAGGTGTATGAACTTGCCGAGCGCGATGACGACGGCCGCCTGGAGGACGATGAGGAACAGCGTGTCCAGCGCCACGTTCTTGACCGAGCTGTCGGAGGCGCAATCGACGGATCGCGCCATGCCGCCGGACCGATCGCCGGTCGGTCGCAGGCGTGCCGAATGCCGACGTCGGCTGCGAGCAGGGCCGGGCGGGAAGGTTAGGCGGCCGTGCGCCGGCTGGCGAATGTGCGGAGGGCACGGCGGGCTGGTCCCATGGGATGCGCCAGGTTTGGGCGGCGGGGGAGCGGCCCTTCTTGTGTTCGTTCGTTGGCGTTGCCGCGTTGGGTCAGTTGTTCGGGTTTGGGGGCGTGGGGCATGGGCGCATGGCATGGAGGTGGTCAGGGACAGACAGGCTGCTGTTCTGTGCGTTAGAAGACCTCCGTGTTATGGCCCATGGGCCTTGGGCTATATTGTTACCGGGCCGTAGTGTGTGGGTGAGTGCGGCTGTCTGCCTCCGTTGCAAGCGGCACCGTTGTAATGTAACGAACTCTTTAACGAAGAACAGAACTCTGGTTTCCCCCTAAGAAATCCAAACCCACGGATTCTGCCGTGTTCCATCCAGTTCTTCCCCTAGATTCTTGCTACGTTTCTCTCCAATTCCATTCAGTTATATGAGATCGTAACATTTGTTATCTGGAGCTCGGTTGATTTGATCATAAATTTTTCCCCCAAAATCCGCTAGCGCCGAAGAAGAAGAATCCTCCCAAATATCACTTGGATATGGCTGCCTATACCTGCAACGGGTTCGGTTCGACCCGTTTCTAAAGCCGACCCGCACCTGGAATTAGCCAATGGATCGAATCGGGTCGACCCAGAGCAGAAGAGGGCCTAAAGGGTCGTGACCCTGTCGACCCCCGGTGATCCTCGGGTTGACCCTCCGACTCCCTCGTAGCTTCAGCTGCTCACCGCCGCCCCCTGcccagtcgtcgtcgtcgctgctgccgccaccgccctcctcatcctcctcctccgccactTCCCTCACACTACGGCCTTATCTTGGATTCCTGCGCACGAGTACCTCCCTGCCCGTCACAGAtctggcggcggcagcggcgacgacggcggcaGTGGTGGAGGCTCCATCCTCGACACCTCTCTGCTCGGTGGAGGTAgatatatttcttttttatttattctcATTGCCATCTCGTCTGATTTCGATCCAGGGTTTCAGTTATGGGCTTGAGTTTCTTTTTGCCTATACTAAATCATATACGTGAATGGGAGGAAGTGTTGTTGTTTTAATGGGAAGAAGGTGCTAGTCCTTGTGAGTTCCCTTGTTGCATTGATGCGTGATGCGTCCTGTCAAAATGTCCTCAGGTGGATTTCATTACCTGATCTTAGTTGTTAGAGCAATCGCCGTTCAGGGCATGGATTGGCCAAATGTGAGGACCAGAGTGCTCCTAACCTGCAAACGGGGCGGTTAGGAGCGCTCCTAATCCCGACCCCACGCCCCATCTAAGGCAAAACAGGTTCATGGCGTAGCAGTTCGTGGGATTCCAGGACATGATGACC encodes:
- the LOC8054997 gene encoding enoyl-CoA hydratase 2, peroxisomal; its protein translation is MAHSALATGPVSCAIDPAMVLSHKFPEVASAYDERDVALYALGVGACSADAADEKELQLVYHRDGQSSIKVLPTFISVLNAKTGDGFYMDVPGLHYDPALLLHGQQYMEIYRPIPSRANVANKIRIAGLHDRGKAAILEVETLTCLEGSGEALCMNRSTIYLRGAGGFSNSSQPFSYGTYPSNEVRDVTFPDSTPFAVYEDRTQKSQA
- the LOC8054998 gene encoding cation/H(+) antiporter 15; its protein translation is MARSVDCASDSSVKNVALDTLFLIVLQAAVVIALGKFIHLGLRRHNLPSATSQIIAGIIVGSLGLHDVIVHVDVENAEDTYGRYVSEARIFYMFYVGLEADVGALWNDMRRATVFTYASVATCLLLAAFVSGGMYGSMMHTPVRSPELLAAVLMLSIADTASVDVSRMASEMGLAATPSGRLVVATAIATNIICIVGEGVFSCMKLASSRTPDYSAPQRLGLGILALIKVGVAVTVLRVVVVAFFNRRNAGRHRVGNWELVLLLFAVSCVGNFPQRVGFDGMPVSLLLGLAFPREGPVARSIIETLAYPLHALALPFYFGAMGMRLNFSAMSGAILVPATLLTLLGLIGKCAGTMAAARFLQMPTADALRLGVLLNIKGHVNMIDMSFASSEGIWAEQALMAMVVGSMISTIIAGPVFAVVFRKEKEAYECSHQALEHMGTDQELRMLACVHGARGTPGMLSLLELLASKPHAQPTIHVLHFFDVARKHDGPRHYHQTVQDSEHKHMSRRKDATTQVNWAVDVFTCANGLVIRQIDTGDRGSAVNAKTIRRWTEDVRSGILLIPYHKEQHYDGTMVCRREDRRQLNLKVLEHAPCTTAILADRPFRRSGTSFQLPIKILTSNQGDEKVTTHVAAVFLGGPDDREAVAVACRLAKNESVRLTVVRFVLRESTDDRVATTSADIDGDVSVVVDDPDEECVSEFQREYVAKERAEYAEKAVTGPMDVVEALRGMAGAYALVVAGRGGRQPAELVVGLEGWAECAEVGPVGEILASDESLEMGSVLVVQQKTVPPFHLDLPPPAPAN